The DNA window ATTTTAGTTTACTGTAGTATGAGTACAGATTCGCGAAATATTCCTGTACGCTTTGGCGTATTTCATTAGGCTCCCTTATAGTATCAGCGTCAATCTGCAGCGTTTTGATCGAAGTTTCAGCTCGTCGAGTCTTTTGATTTGCTACGTGGAATATTGATGTACTTTCGCCTCCGATGTATGCTTCGTTCCAACTCCTTGTTTGTTGTGCATAGTTTCGTTGAAGCGACAGCATTTTCCCTTTAATGTGGTTGATAGCACTTAGCTGGCTGGAATCGCCAAAATAGCGGTCATAGGATGAACGAAGCAGAGCATAATACAATTCCATTGTGTCGCAGAAGGAACGTCTTTTTATCGATGCTTTCCATTTGAGGAAGGAAATAAGTTTTGGTTTAACGTATTTGATCCACCAATCGATCCAGGTGCGGAAATTCCTTCGGTTTCTTGTCCAATAAGCCCATTTGACGTGAAGTTCATCTATAACTGCTGGATCGTTTACTAAACTTGGGTGCATACGCCATACACCCCGACCTGGTGGATTCCCGAGCGTGGGAAGCACTGTGCGGATAATGTATGCTTTATGATCCGAGAAGGCGGTTGCAGCAAAATGTGCTGTTCTTATCCACTGGCGTATGTTGGGAGTGAGAAGAATCCGGTCTATCCTGGAGGCAGAGTCAGATCTGATGAAAGAAAATTCGACATGTTGACGATGTATAAGCTCCCAGCTGTCGTCAACTCCTGAGGCAACCATGAATCTTTTAAGCATTGGACTGTGTGTATTTGAACCGGTGGCGTCTTTTTGATTCACTACAGAGTTGAAATCACCCCCGATGATTGCAGTGTTCGTTGCATTGTAGAAGTAGTATGGTAGCACATTGTTGTAGAAATTCTCCCGAGCGTTTCTATTTTGCGTTCCCGACGGGGCATAAACGTTAATGAAAGTAACATCATTTATCCGTGCGCTGATTATTCTTGAATCTATGCTTCTATCAATGTGAGTGAATGAGAAAAATTTTCGTGCTGCAATCGCTGTTCCTCTTCTGTGCTCGTCCACATTATACTCAATGCTGAAACCTGGTATGCTGAGGCTTGTCGTTGCCACCTCTTGCAGAAAGATAATATCTAGTTCAGCAGACCGGATGAAGGAATTCAGGGCATCAAGCTTTGTTCCGTTTGTCACTGCGTTCATGTTGATTGTAGCAATCTTGTAGCTCATCATATCAGCCATTTCCATTGTAGAGAGGGTGGTTCGTTGGCATGTTTGCGCGACGAGCTAAACGTTGTCACGATAGTGGCAGGAACACGAAGACCTTCGAAGCAATTTATGGAGGCGGCAGTAGCAGCGAGAGCtgagaatggtgaaattttGCTGAGGATGGCAGTATCATATGTTGCTTCGGCGGGACATATACTGCCCAAAATGCTTACCGAGGAAACTGAAATCGATGCTGTCATATTCGTTCTATGCAAAGTTCCATCACAGCGTGCGGACGCTTGTAGAGAGTTCGATTGATTGCCCCGACAGGTCGGACAGCTGATGGGTGCCGTTGTGATGTCTACGTGAACTTGGAATGATGGAAGCAGGGAGGCAATAGGCGCAGCTTGCATATCCAATTTGTTGCTGCGGTGTTGAGACAAGCAGCTAGTCAAAATTTTTCTGGCGATGGTCGCTTGCATAAACATTTGAGCGTTGCAAGATTGAGACGGATGGTTAACGAGTGAAACTGCAGCAAAATAATACTGCCTCCTGCATTTGTTCACGTTTGGTTGACACGACGAATAGTAGCAGGGCTCAGCAGCAGCGGGGGAGCTGGGAACGGTGGAAACTGGCTGAGGATGGCAGTATCTAAATTTGCTTCGACGGGACATATACTGTCCAAAATGCTTACCGGGGCAACCAGAATCTCTGCTTGCAGATCTAGTTTGTTGCGAGGCAATTGACAATGGTTCCTGCAGATTTCTATCCTTTACGTTGTGTTGGAATTTACGGTTGTTTCGAAGTACGTCGGTGGCGAGAGCAGGTAAAAAGTTAGCACTCCTTTTTTGGCAGAGATGAAACCAGTTATAGGTAGCAGTGGTGAAAGGCGGAGAGGAATAAACTATCACAttcgtttttttgttgttgataTGACGAGGCTGGTTTAGGTTGGTTTTCCTACTTATTGTTTGTTGCGCGAAGTCGATCGAGTGAGATGTGGCTCTAGCCGTGTTTCGAGCCGGGACGGTcttttttcgttgttcttcCTTTCATTTTCAAGAGGTGATGCCGGTCTTTTTGTGTTCTTGtgcttgttttgtttttatctgCGCTCAATTCGTTGCTTTCATCTGCGAAGCCGGCAAACGGACTCGTAATGTTTACGATTTGACAATCGTTCGTAGATTGGGAAGTACTAATAGTCTCTGCTTGTTGCTGACCACTGCTCTGAGGTGATGGCTCGTCTACCATTGCGGTATCACTACCAGCCAAAGATATGTTTGACCCATGGTGAGGTGCGCCTTTTTTAACCCTGCGGAGCTGGCATTTGGCTGACGAAAAGTTTGCTGCTGAAACGACCGGCTGTCACCGTTTTTTACAATTCCGGCCAGTGTTAAACGACCGCTGACGCTCGATTTCATAGATTTTGCATACTCAGAGCACTTTTGAGCATAGTGAACTCGTCGATTGCAATGTTTGCATGTGGCGACTTGACCTTTGTAGGTTATGAGAGTCATAGTCGTGTCCACCGTCACATATGACGGTATCGGTTTAACAAGTTTCATTCGCATTATCCTAACTCCGTTTGGGACACCAGGAAAGAAATCTTTCCAGACTTCATCACGGATTGACATGATTTCACCGTACTCACGCATCCGGTATGCTAGCTGCCTGTTCGTTGTGCTCGGGCGGAGGTTATGAACTCTAACCTCAATAGATCCATCTTCCATTGACAGTGGAATGCTGTAGGATTTCCCGTCGTGTTCTAGCTGGTGCTTCATGTTGTGTTCTTGTACTATGTCCTGTGCTGTTTGAGCGGAATCGGTGCCCACGAAGACACGTCCGTTGCTGACTTGCAAGTGCTGTAGTTTAGTCGCTTCGATAGCGAGATTTTTTGTGATGAATTCTGCGATCGCGGGAAGGTTCAGTTTAGTCGGTACAACTTTGAAGTTGATGACAAATGTTTTGTCAACCGATGATGCCATATTGGCAGTTGCTGGTTCCGAATATCGGAATTAAACTTCTTTTACTATGCCGGACTAAGTCCGCGAATTTCTTGATAGAAAAACCAATATCGTTGTCGTCAAAACGCGTGTGCTCACGACAACAGTTTGCTGTCAACTATTAAGAACACCGTTTTCTTTCACAAACAGGTACCGGCTGTTAAACAGTTCCACAAGTTGCAGATACATTAGATAGTCGGAAGTAGACAGCTAAAAGATAATAGAGAAGTTGCTCTAAGGATATGGGGAGAAAAATGcagacaaaattattaaaatttagcaGTGCTTCCAACAAAAGGCAGATTGGCTTTACTGgctaaaaaaattgagttttgctGGTTCAAGACGGCGCAACCGATGCTGGTTTATCCATATTATGCGAAAGCTCTTGCCCCATGTCAACACACACTCTAGCCGTTAATACCGAGTTTCGAAAATTAAGAATTGCCATAGCGTATAATAAATCGCCACATTCCTTCAAATTTAGCCGGCTCGTGTTGCTACTTATATTAAACGCCAGAGATCGCAACAAAGGTGTACTACGCTTCTTTTTTTGGGCTAGCGCTGTCATAACCTTGATCATTTGTGACATGGTTAATCCAGCAATAAGCTTAGCCGCCTCATCGTTTGCTGTTACACCTAACAACACCATTTGTAAATCGTCCGTAGGTATGGAAGCCGCACTTCCAATAGCCGATACTATCTTGCCCCCATTATTGCTACGATTATTTGTCCTTCCTAGTATGCTGCATAATTTTATGAATCGATTATCATTTTCGAATTCCGGCAATTTAACCTTTTGGATCGAACTCCATTCTGTCAAGATCGATACAATCTTAAAGCAAAACAAAGCAATGAAATAGTGTGAATAATTTTATCGAACATAATAATGTTTTTGTCCTGATATTAAGTGTACTCTGATAGGATATTGAGAATATCATATTCAATTCCTACTATTCAAATTACTATTACCTTTAACGCCTGTTTTCGTGTGACTTGGCTTTGTTCAGAAATCGCTAACAAATTGTCTACGGTGCCAGCGTTAATAATTTTCTCATCCACTTCATTGGAAACCATTGAACCGCTAGACTACTCCGGCAATCGATCGTCGTGTAACAATAAGGCAAATGCAGCAGCAACAATATAGAGAAGTTCCTCTAGGGATATGGGGAAAGAAATGCAGacaacattattaaaatttagcaGTGCTTCCAACAAGAGGCAGATTGGCTTGACTGGctaaaaaatttgagttttgcTTGTTCAAGATGGCGTTTCCACATATTTCTCCCTAGAGGATAACCAGGGGTGGGCAGTATAGTGTAAAAAGGCGAAGGTCATATATCTCAATAGGTGCGTTTGGAAAAACGCTTTGTTCGGTTCTGTAGCTGATTATTTTTAGAAGAATTCACGTGACTcgataatgaaaatgttgaagtGATAGAGTGATAGAGATGGTGAACAGATAGAGGAATTGATCAATTGTGTTACATGGAAAGATTCCATTTTTGACAAGACAAAAATCATGTGAAATCTCACTGAGTTGAAGTAGCATGGGTTGAGATTACAATCTACAATTGCTCACATACAGCAaatagaacaaataaaaaatctatcttGTCATATAGTTCGAtaataaagtatttttttcacattttacgTGTTTGCCGTTCATAATCCCAAAACAAAGTGGTACTTGATACATTTAGAAATGGCGAATAGGTGGATTCCACTGACTATCAAACATATTATTGCACTTAGCGAAATGTCAAAATATCCAAACCCGTGAATAGAAACATTTCCACACATTTCGTGGCGAAAAAGAGTTTCTGACGCCGTGCCAGCTTAAATCAACCAAGAGATAACATAGTACCTATTTCTCCCCATAAAATACTGATTGGCAATCTACTTCATTGTAGTTTTCCATAGTGCGGTATACAGACACTATTCCTCTAGTCCCATGTTCTCGTATACAATGTACAATCTTTATTCTTGTTTGCGACGAAAGTGAAATTCGAACGGAAGGGGCTCGTATTCTTATTCAGGACAGCGACATCTAACATGTTGCATTTATTCAAATCACTGTCGACCGATCCCCGCAATTGTCACAAATAAGAACAGTTGAAAATGCGAAAAGGTCCTTATCTAATTATCTTGCGATAAACATAGCATTTTCAGTCACTCACCAATAGCAAACCCCATCGATGTCCTCTGGTTAATTTTGACGTGATTCTCCGAAGGTAAAAGGCTTTTCAGTGCGTCCAGCATACCGGCAATCAATATTCGCTTTTCCTTGGAATGATCAGTCGCTACAAATATCTTGGGGTCATCTAcattcaattcaaaattcaaaaccgATGAGCTCTCGTGATTCACAGCGGCAAAAGCATTAAGATTTAACAACTTCATTTTTGTGGCTGGTGTCAAATCGCCATTTCGTTCATTTGCCAAGTTCGTTATGAAGTTCGTATTTAACACTGAGGCCAAATGGTGTGGTGAAACGCAATTAAGTACAGCCAGCGACCAAACTGTGTTCAACCAGTCGACAGATTTTACAAAGTCACTTTCCACCAAATTATTGACTAGTTTTGTTTTAACGCTGTCCATATTGGATGGCTCGTAGCTAAGTGTAGCTAAAGAAAGGAGTAGAGCGCTCACGTGCGACGGTTTACATATTTCGTTGTGAGAAACAATCCAATCAGAGAGGGAATCTAACGTTGCTGTATCTCGATACCTTAGCAGACTTAAACTTGTCAAAATAGACGCAACCGGTGCTGGTTTATCCATATTATGCGAAAGCTCTTGCTCCATGTCAACACACACTCTAGCCGTTAATACCGAGTTTCGAAAATTAAGAATTGCCATAGCGTATAATAAATCGCCACATTCCTTCAAATTTAGCCGGCTCGTGTTGCTACTTATATTAAACGCCAGAGATCGCAACAAAGGTGTACTACGCTTCTTTTTTTGGGCTAGCGCTGTCATAACCTTGATCATTTGTGGCATGGTTAATCCAGCAATAAGCTTAGCCGCCTCATCGTTTGCTGTTACACCTAACACCATTTGTAAATCGTCCGCAGGCATAGAAGCCGCACGTCCAACAGCCGATACTATCTTGCCCCCATTATTGCTACGATTATTTGTTCTTCCTAGTATGCTGCATAATCTTATGAATCGATTATCATTTTCGAATTCCGGCAATTTAACCTTTTGAATCGAACTCCATTCTGCCAAGATCGATACAATCTACAAGCAAAACAAAGCAATGAAACAGTGTGAATAATTTTATCAAACATGATAATGTTTTTGTCCTGATATTAAGTGTAAACAGATGGGATATTGAGAATATCGTATTCAATTCCTACTATTCAAATTACTATTACCTTTAACGCCTGTTTTCGTGTGACTTTGCTTTGTTCAGAAATCGCTAACAGATTATCTACGGTGCCAGCGTTAATAATTTTCTCATCCAATTCATTGGAAACCATTGAACCGCTAGACTTCTCCGGCAATCGATCGTCGTGTAACAATGAGGCAAATGCAGCAGCAACTATTGGATCTTGGAACGAATGCCATTGTTAAGTGAATTACCCGTGGCAAATGAATATATACCTACTTTTTGTTTTGCTAGCAACCACTGATGCCTTCAGAGAGTTCCTCTGCCGATTGATAGGAATTTCTTCGGTATATTTCTCTTCATCTGACTTTCCTTCATCCGGGGTTACAAGAGAGGCAAATGGAGCTACAGGAGCACTGAAGTTGCGCCTTAATATACAAAAACTAATAGTTCGGCTACATCTATACAGATGAAACAtctgaaattgaaatttcacaTTCAATAACAACTGTTGCGAAGCTGAGCAGAACTTTATGTAACCTAACCCTTCGTGAAATTACATTTTAGCGAATCAATAAGTACATACCGTGAAAAGGAATTGATAGAACACAAAAGTTTGGTGGTCAGAGATCTCAGCAGCAAATTGTGCGGATTTAGCGGTCCCGGCTTGTTTACGAAGATATTCGGGAATATTATTCGAACCAAAACCTCATCGTTTCAATGTGATATAGCCGATGTAGAACCAAGACATGACCTCCTCAGAAACATTGACAGTATAGAACGTCAATGATAGCGGGACAATGCTGGTGGTCGACTCAAAATTTTGTCGAATATAAATAAAGTtcagggcccatattattggctcgaatcaaaacacgtcgaaatgtcaattgacgataggttcatcctaGACTAaagggctggatgttgttggctcgaatcaaaacttgtcgaaagtaaacaaagttcatttcatatcgtcaacctggcgcccaggtggtgaaatcaacggggtgctggagcgttgccaaaaaaattttatttccagattaaattttactaaacttcccagttttaACTCAGCCGAAATGCTGGCtggatctaattcgtattccggctccggtgaaacaaccgattcaagttagaatgtttaaggggtaccatttcgatgtggcttagccgcataaccgaggcccgggcgaggtggccaccgacccgccgtcggaagcaagcgaacctgtgatccactcgtttgcccggcttactcaaacataggggctatccctagtttaagtccgactgagcggtagcgaagtcggacagcacgcgcaaaagcgatgtggcgtagccacattgggtgctggacacaaaataaaattggcaacgctagcaaaaggtaaacacaaatgaacactccggatggacctatcgtcaattgacatttcgacgagttttgattcgagccaataatatgggggCCCTAGTATACACGCTCATCCAACATAACTCAAAAGTGAGTGGccagccactcaatttcataaaaagtgcacatagTCAAAAGGAGAGTTTTTCTCgcttactcagttttgagttcgaattgaacatgtcaacatttgagtaaaaacaaaatatgagaaATAACCACTCAATATTTAGAATATAGCTATATGAAAATTCAACGTAATTGAAAATGTTATTTACCTGTACCTCCCGGCGTTAACACGCTGTCTGGATCTCGGTCCATATATTCCGGGAGCTTTTTTTCTGAATGTTCCCCCTTCCTAGATAGCATGCAGATCATAATCTCTTAGTAACGGCTggatctgaaaaaaaatcaaaaggaaTTAGGTTAAAGCAAAAATAAAACTTGGCGAAACTTACGATTGATTTTCCTGAATGTTCCCGCGCCTTCCTCTTCACAGTAAggtcttttttttaattctggTCGACACCCAACTTTAGTCAATTGTTCAAAGTAATTTTTTCACCCAAAACTTTAAAACTTAACGGTTACTCAAGAGATGAGATAATTTCACTCAActcaaaactcattttttgacagtttgcctagatttttgaatttgattactcggaactcaaattttgagtagttctGAATGAGCGCACGCTCATCCataacaactcaaatttgagtagccagccactcaatttcattaaaagtgcacatagtcaaaaattgagttttcctcgtttactcagttttgagtttgggataaaaatgtcaaatttgagtacATTTTACTCAAGAGGGAAATACAGAAAATAATCATTCCGCATTTTTAATAAAAGAACAAAGGCATTCATTGGCATTTCAAATATCATTTACCTGATCCTCCAGACCgttgtccaggtgtttgcgatgTTCGGGATTTTAATCCAAGGGTCGTTCTCTACATCTATTTCATGCCCATCGGCATCTTGTATAAATTGCCGAAACTACAAAAACACAACTGGAAGTAAGATTTGAAAGCAAGCAGgctctttttaaaatttaaatcaacACCTAATTCCGCACACTTTTTtgagagtatttttttcactcagaactttgaagattttattgcttgtggcactaaaaactggattctaaccgcactgcgcacttaccattctgccatta is part of the Topomyia yanbarensis strain Yona2022 chromosome 1, ASM3024719v1, whole genome shotgun sequence genome and encodes:
- the LOC131677885 gene encoding uncharacterized protein LOC131677885, whose amino-acid sequence is MFHLYRCSRTISFCILRRNFSAPVAPFASLVTPDEGKSDEEKYTEEIPINRQRNSLKASVVASKTKNPIVAAAFASLLHDDRLPEKSSGSMVSNELDEKIINAGTVDNLLAISEQSKVTRKQALKIVSILAEWSSIQKVKLPEFENDNRFIRLCSILGRTNNRSNNGGKIVSAVGRAASMPADDLQMVLGVTANDEAAKLIAGLTMPQMIKVMTALAQKKKRSTPLLRSLAFNISSNTSRLNLKECGDLLYAMAILNFRNSVLTARVCVDMEQELSHNMDKPAPVASILTSLSLLRYRDTATLDSLSDWIVSHNEICKPSHVSALLLSLATLSYEPSNMDSVKTKLVNNLVESDFVKSVDWLNTVWSLAVLNCVSPHHLASVLNTNFITNLANERNGDLTPATKMKLLNLNAFAAVNHESSSVLNFELNVDDPKIFVATDHSKEKRILIAGMLDALKSLLPSENHVKINQRTSMGFAIDAECVLDSKCLPLAVDSEHPDAKRIALLVHDYHDMCQGPHPTLNGVQTLVCRLLKNNGYSVLSIPYNEFNTSDKLLKRVEYLQKMFKAIVSERS